From the genome of Vicia villosa cultivar HV-30 ecotype Madison, WI linkage group LG2, Vvil1.0, whole genome shotgun sequence, one region includes:
- the LOC131651908 gene encoding uncharacterized protein LOC131651908, translating into MERFFKKKLPLKRKLPSNEQQSNSQEQEQQIELNLNEKLPLKRKLPSDEQQSSSQEQEQKIEVNLDEKLPLKRKLPSDEQQSSSQELEQQIEVNLDELPLDPGRRIKMSAYLPNDRDKIRKVYLQRGPFQPRKHTFPQRKMGNGLRRFCPSWYIEFGNWLEYSIEKDAAFCFCCYLFKSDFGKHVGGDSFVTEGFSNWKKKERLSSHVGGPNSAHNIAWKKCLDFMKQNQMVLSNKQSEQAFDLHPSRLAATIDCIRFMLKQGLALCDIESTGSTDQGNFLELLKDLFKCENSRSLVTLENTSENYQLITPAIQKYILNAAALETTNAIISDLGDGLFGIFVDEVCDISNKWQMVVALRYVNKKGSTVEHFLGIVNVKDITALSFKKQIDDLFCKHGLSISRIRGYGYDGASNLQEEFSGLKSLILEENPYAFYVHSFAHQLQLTLVAIAKNHLQVCSFFKSVSTLLNVVGGPCKQHDVLSEKQIVDVRKALEIGEIPSGQGLYQETILKRAMDTRLSSHHATLVNLITMYSAITDVLEIMKENGLNVDQRAEANGLLLLFEEFDFAFTLHLMKNVLAISNELSQALQRKDQNIDDAMNLVNVTKQQLQAMRSNGWESLLQEVILFCNKHVINVPHMEDIFSSKGKSRREDKAQAITIEHHYHVELFYTVVDMQLHELNDRFTEANTQLLLSMAGLSPINKFSAFDKTRVMEFARFYPHEFSPMDLTTLDNQLEAYIIDVRSDAEFASLKEINDLSEKLVETRKHIVYPLVYLLLKLAMILPVATPTIERACSAMKFVKNMLHNRIANEWMNDCLVTYIEKDVLNTIDNELIIQRCHNMKSRNEQL; encoded by the coding sequence ATGGAAAGATTTTTCAAAAAGAAGTTACCTTTGAAGAGGAAATTACCCTCAAATGAGCAACAATCTAATTCTCAAGAGCAAGAACAACAAATTGAACTTAATTTGAATGAGAAGTTACCTTTGAAAAGGAAATTGCCCTCAGATGAGCAACAATCTAGTtctcaagaacaagaacaaaaaattGAAGTTAATTTGGATGAGAAGTTACCTTTGAAGAGGAAATTACCCTCGGATGAGCAACAATCTAGTTCTCAAGAGCTAGAACAACAAATTGAAGTTAATTTGGATGAGTTGCCATTAGATCCTGGAAGGCGAATTAAAATGTCAGCATATCTTCCTAATGATCGAGACAAGATACGGAAAGTTTATCTACAAAGAGGACCGTTTCAACCTAGAAAACATACTTTTCCCCAGAGAAAAATGGGAAATGGATTAAGAAGATTTTGCCCGTCTTGGTATATTGAGTTTGGAAATTGGTTAGAGTATAGCATAGAGAAAGATGCTgcgttttgtttttgttgttatctTTTTAAGTCTGATTTTGGGAAGCATGTAGGCGGTGATTCGTTTGTGACAGAGGGGTTCTCGAATTGGAAAAAGAAAGAGAGGCTTTCATCTCATGTTGGAGGTCCTAATAGTGCTCATAACATTGCTTGGAAGAAATGTCTAGATTTCATGAAACAAAATCAAATGGTGTTGTCTAATAAGCAATCTGAACAAGCTTTTGACTTGCATCCGAGTCGTTTAGCAGCTACAATTGATTGCATTCGCTTTATGCTAAAGCAAGGTTTAGCTTTGTGTGATATTGAATCAACCGGTTCTACCGATCAAGgtaatttccttgaacttcttaAAGATCTTTTTAAATGTGAAAATTCAAGAAGTCTTGTTACGTTGGAAAACACTTCAGAAAATTATCAATTGATCACTCCAGCAATTCAAAAGTATATTCTTAACGCAGCTGCTTTAGAAACCACTAATGCTATTATTAGTGATCTTGGAGATGGattatttggtatttttgttGATGAAGTTTGTGACATATCAAATAAGTGGCAAATGGTTGTTGCTTTACGCTATGTTAACAAAAAGGGAAGTACTGTTGAGCATTTTCTTGGTATTGTTAATGTGAAAGATATTACAGCTTTATCATTTAAAAAGCAAATTGATGACTTATTTTGCAAACATGGGCTTAGTATATCAAGAATTCGTGGATATGGTTATGACGGTGCTAGCAACTTGCAAGAAGAATTTTCTGGTCTCAAAAGTTTGATATTAGAGGAGAACCCATATGCATTTTATGTACATTCTTTTGCTCATCAATTACAGCTTACCTTAGTTGCTATTGCCAAAAATCACCTTCAAGTTTGTTCTTTTTTTAAATCAGTGTCCACTTTATTGAATGTTGTTGGGGGGCCATGCAAACAACACGATGTGCTTAGTGAAAAGCAAATAGTCGATGTTAGAAAGGCATTGGAAATAGGAGAAATTCCTAGTGGACAAGGTTTGTATCAAGAAACTATTCTCAAACGAGCTATGGATACTCGTTTGAGTTCACATCATGCAACTTTGGTCAATTTGATAACTATGTATTCTGCTATAACTGATGTTCTTgaaattatgaaagaaaatgggttAAATGTAGATCAAAGAGCTGAAGCCAATGGTCTTTTACTTTTGTTTGAGGAGTTTGAttttgcattcacattgcatttgATGAAAAATGTCTTGGCTATATCAAATGAATTGTCACAAGCATTGCAAAGAAAAGACCAAAACATCGATGATGCTATGAACTTGGTTAACGTCACAAAACAACAGTTACAAGCTATGAGGAGTAATGGGTGGGAGTCTTTATTGCAAGAAgtaattttattttgtaataagCATGTTATTAATGTTCCTCATATGGAAGATATATTTTCTTCTAAGGGGAAGTCACGACGCGAAGACAAAGCTCAAGCTATTACAATAGAGCATCACTATCATGTTGAATTATTTTATACTGTTGTGGACATGCAACTTCATGAACTTAATGACCGCTTTACTGAGGCAAATACTCAGTTGCTCCTTTCTATGGCTGGTTTGAGTCCAATCAATAAATTCTCTGCTTTTGATAAGACACGGGTGATGGAATTTGCAAGATTTTATCCACATGAATTTTCTCCTATGGACTTAACGACGCTTGATAATCAACTTGAGGCTTACATCATTGATGTGCGTAGTGATGCTGAATTTGCATCTTTAAAAGAAATCAATGATCTTTCAGAGAAGTTGGTTGAAACTAGAAAACATATTGTCTACCCATTAGTTTATCTTCTTTTGAAGTTAGCTATGATTTTACCCGTTGCTACACCAACCATTGAAAGAGCATGTTCTGCTATGAAGTTTGTGAAGAATATGTTGCATAATCGAATAGCCAATGAATGGATGAATGATTGTCTAGTAACATACATTGAGAAAGATGTGCTCAACACTATTGACAATGAGCTCATCATTCAACGATGTCACAACATGAAATCGCGTAACGAACAATTATGA
- the LOC131651909 gene encoding uncharacterized protein LOC131651909: MPKKRDHQRPAPSPGRRENQIKSSSRPEKRTEARSSSSAIKVIAFFVLSSVIAIAVYWLKQAPSSQHNGSYVHQRGLVTTDTNYQDILTENTKVSENTSIRHYTYPVLGYITPWNSLGYEMAKKFNSKFTHLSPVWYDLKSQQSSLVLEGRHNADRGWISELRKSGEALILPRVVLEASPQDLLRKKKLRNKAIDLIVTECKEMGYDGVVLESWSRWAAYGILHDPIMRNLALQFVKQLGDALHSISSEKVGGQKLQLVYVIGPPSSQNLQAHDFGPKDLETLSEVVDGFSLMTYDFSNPHKPGPNAPLEWIQIILQILLGASANRAQNIAPKIFLGINFYGNDFSLSKDSGGGAILGRDYLALLEKHRPALQWDKNSGEHVFFYTADKDIKHAVFYPSLKSISLRLEEARSWGCGISIWEIGQGLDYFFDLL, from the exons ATGCCGAAAAAGCGAGACCATCAACGGCCAGCCCCGAGTCCCGGTCGCCGGGAAAACCAAATCAAGTCATCTTCACGACCAGAGAAACGAACTGAGGCACGCTCGTCTTCCAGTGCCATCAAAGTCATTGCCTTCTTCGTCCTTTCCTCGGTGATTGCCATCGCCGTATACTGGTTGAAACAAGCTCCTTCTTCGCAACATAACGGATCCTATGTACATCAACGAGGCCTTGTTACTACCGACACCAATTACCAAGACATACTCACT GAGAATACAAAAGTATCAGAAAATACATCTATTCGACATTATACTTACCCTGTGCTTGGCTACATTACTCCCTG GAATTCTCTAGGTTATGAAATGGCGAAAAAGTTCAACTCTAAGTTTACACATTTATCACCTGTCTGGTATGATTTAAAGAG CCAACAGTCTAGCTTAGTTCTAGAGGGGAGACATAATGCTGACAGAGGATGGATCTCGGAGCTTAGAAAATCGGGAGAAGCTTTG ATCTTGCCTAGAGTTGTTCTGGAAGCATCACCACAAGATCTACTGAGAAAGAAGAAACTAAGGAACAAAGCCATTGACCTTATTGTCACAGAGTGCAA GGAAATGGGATATGATGGTGTAGTCTTAGAATCTTGGTCAAGGTGGGCAGCTTATGGTATCTTACACGATCCAATCATGCGGAATTTG GCTTTGCAGTTTGTAAAACAGCTTGGAGATGCACTGCATTCTATAAGCTCAGAAAAAGTTGGTGGACAAAAGTTGCAGTTGGTCTATGTTATAGGTCCACCATCTTCCCAGAATCTGCAAGCACATGACTTTGGTCCAAAAGATCTAGAGACCTTAAGTGAAGTTGTCGATGGATTCTCGTTAATGACATACGACTTCTCTAATCCTCACAAGCCTGGTCCTAATGCACCTTTGGAATGGATTCAAATTATTCTACAgattcttcttggtgcatctgccAATAGAGCCCAAAACATCGCCCCCAAGATATTTCTTGGCATCAACTTCTATGGAAACGATTTCTCCCTTTCAAAGG ATTCAGGTGGCGGAGCTATTCTTGGGAGAGATTACCTAGCACTTTTGGAGAAGCACAGACCTGCTCTGCAGTGGGATAAGAACAGCGGGGAACATGTTTTCTTTTACACTGCTGACAAGGATATCAAACATGCTGTATTCTATCCATCTTTAAAGTCAATTTCCTTGCGGTTAGAGGAAGCCCGTTCATGGGGATGTGGCATCTCTATATGGGAAATCGGTCAAGGTTTGGATTATTTTTTCGACCTTCTGTAA